The following are encoded together in the Panicum virgatum strain AP13 chromosome 6K, P.virgatum_v5, whole genome shotgun sequence genome:
- the LOC120713494 gene encoding putative expansin-B14 yields MALLGVAAVLLLLVAGTDGAVKEEQHGFAIWTATAGGTDGEGACGYGGHPAETIPFNGLVAGLGADHGDCGVCYRVICHHNDACDDDGFRVTVTDMCRGAACAHARGNLFELTNDDFVRMAKPGRGDELRAAGLVSVRYQWEDCAYSPLPPSGLNFPAFRVVPGSTDKDFAVTVVCIEGMAAGKEVMVQIKNKGEADWHLMTWTGGATWKYTSRNTSLTPLPVTAPISMKVTEPLLGSYRPPPVKEVTADEVIPAGWQAGKTYYPRAS; encoded by the exons atggccctcctcggGGTTGccgccgtgctcctcctcctcgtcgccggcacCGACGGCGCCGTCAAGGAGGAGCAGCACGGCTTCGCCATCTGGACTGCCACGGCCGGGGGGACGGACGGCGAAGGCGCGTGCGGCTACGGTGGCCACCCGGCGGAGACCATCCCCTTCAACGGCCTGGTCGCGGGGCTGGGCGCCGACCACGGTGACTGCGGCGTCTGCTACAGG GTCATCTGCCACCACAACGACGCGTGCGACGACGACGGGTTTCGCGTCACCGTCACGGACATgtgccgcggcgcggcgtgcgctCATGCTCGGGGCAACCTCTTCGAGTTGACGAATGATGACTTCGTCCGGATGGCGAAACCTGGCCGCGGGGACGAGCTGCGTGCCGCCGGGCTGGTGTCTGTACGCTACCAGTG GGAGGACTGCGCCTACTCGCCGTTGCCCCCGTCCGGCCTCAACTTCCCGGCCTTCCGCGTCGTCCCGGGCTCTACCGACAAGGACTTCGCCGTCACCGTCGTGTGCATCGAAGGCATGGCGGCCGGCAAGGAAGTCATGGTGCAGATAAAGAACAAAGGAGAGGCGGACTGGCACTTGATGACTTGGACCGGGGGAGCCACCTGGAAGTACACCTCGCGCAACACGAGCCTGACCCCTCTGCCCGTCACCGCCCCCATTTCGATGAAGGTCACGGAGCCCTTGCTCGGCTCTTaccgcccgccgccggtcaAGGAGGTCACAGCGGACGAGGTCATCCCGGCTGGCTGGCAGGCGGGAAAGACCTACTATCCGCGAGCGAGCTAG